The following are encoded together in the Glycine max cultivar Williams 82 chromosome 8, Glycine_max_v4.0, whole genome shotgun sequence genome:
- the LOC100794175 gene encoding trihelix transcription factor ASIL2 has translation MDDASSSPPPPPPPPDPPSAVPLSLVPLPAPPSSTRRLPPPCWSPDETLALIDAYRDKWYSLGRGNLKATHWQEVADAVSSRCPNASPPKTPVQCRHKMEKLRKRYRTEIQRARSLPVSRFNSSWAHFKLMDSMEKGPSPVKPDINDSDHNNTDNDDDDDDAGQDLYHHQINHNGHTRSLNKLYRNGFPGSGGGAGGFRIRIPTGLSAPQQQHPGSASKVFGKVGNQRFSPNLNQNPNPNLGKKRERDPVGEVVAAIKVLGDGFVRMEQMKMEMAREIETMRMEMEMKRTEMILESQQRIVEAFAKAVSEKNRKKKPKTVPSASG, from the coding sequence ATGGACGACGCCTCCTCCTCtccccctcctcctcctcccccTCCCGATCCCCCCTCCGCCGTCCCCCTCTCCCTCGTCCCCCTCCCCGCCCCACCCTCCTCCACTCGCCGCCTCCCCCCTCCCTGCTGGTCCCCCGATGAAACCCTCGCCCTCATCGACGCCTACCGCGACAAGTGGTACTCCCTCGGCCGCGGCAACCTCAAGGCCACCCACTGGCAGGAGGTCGCCGACGCTGTCTCTAGCCGCTGCCCCAACGCCTCCCCTCCCAAAACTCCTGTCCAGTGCCGCCACAAAATGGAGAAGCTGCGCAAGCGCTACCGCACCGAGATCCAACGCGCTCGCTCCCTCCCCGTTTCCCGATTCAACTCCTCCTGGGCCCACTTCAAGCTCATGGACTCCATGGAAAAAGGCCCCTCCCCTGTTAAACCCGATATCAACGATTCCGATCATAATAATACTGATAACGATGACGATGACGATGATGCTGGTCAAGATCTCTACCACCACCAGATCAACCACAACGGCCACACCAGAAGCTTGAACAAGCTCTATAGGAACGGCTTTCCAGGTTCCGGTGGTGGTGCCGGTGGGTTTAGGATTCGAATTCCCACTGGGTTGAGCGCGCCGCAGCAGCAGCATCCTGGATCTGCTTCCAAGGTGTTTGGGAAGGTTGGGAATCAGAGATTCAGCCCCAATTTGAAtcaaaaccctaaccctaatctTGGGAAGAAGAGGGAGAGAGACCCCGTGGGTGAAGTGGTGGCTGCGATTAAGGTATTGGGAGATGGGTTTGTGAGAATGGAACAGATGAAGATGGAGATGGCCAGGGAGATCGAGACCATGCGGATGGAGATGGAAATGAAGCGCACTGAGATGATTCTAGAATCGCAACAGCGGATTGTCGAGGCATTTGCCAAGGCCGTTTCGGAAAAGAACAGGAAGAAGAAGCCCAAGACTGTGCCATCAGCCTCTGGTTGA